From Palaemon carinicauda isolate YSFRI2023 chromosome 29, ASM3689809v2, whole genome shotgun sequence, one genomic window encodes:
- the LOC137622627 gene encoding glutamine-rich protein 2-like, with translation MPQPTIQKGHNPQPLIQKGHNPQPLIQKGYKPQPLIQKGHNPQPLIQKGHNPHPLIQKGYKPQPLIQKGHNPQPLIQKGYKPQPLIQKGHNPQPLIQKGHNPHPLIQKGYKPQPLIQKGHNPQPLIQKGYKPQPLIQKGHNPQPLIQKGYKPQPLIQKGHNPQPLIQKGYKPQPLIQKGHNPQPLIQKGHNPHPLIQKGYKPQPLIQKGHNPQPLIQKGYKPQPLIQKGHNPQPLIQKGYKPQPLIQKGHNPQPLIQKGHNPHPLIQKGYKPQPLIQKGHNPQPLIQKGYKPQPLIQKGHNPQPLIQKGHNPHPLIQKGYKPQPLIQKGHNPQPLIQKGYKPQPLIQKGHNPQPLIQKGHNPHPLIQKGYKPQPLIQKGHNPQPLIQKGYKPQPLIQKGHNPQPLIQKGYKPQPLIQKGYNPQPLIQKGYNPRPLIHTGQNPQPLIHTGQNPQPLIRKGYNPQSLIRKGQNPTTVNRPTCVIMLVQAYYVGSFVTFLLAKRCIKTR, from the coding sequence ATGCCCCAGCCCACCATACAAAAAggtcataatccccagcccctcatacaaaaaggtcataatccccagcccctcatacaaAAAGGATACAAGCCCCAGCCCCTCATACAAAAAggtcataatccccagcccctcatacaaAAAGGTCATAATCCCCACCCCCTCATACAAAAAGGATACAAGCCCCAGCCCCTCATACAAAAAggtcataatccccagcccctcatacaaAAAGGATACAAGCCCCAGCCCCTCATACAAAAAggtcataatccccagcccctcatacaaAAAGGTCATAATCCCCACCCCCTCATACAAAAAGGATACAAGCCCCAGCCCCTCATACAAAAAggtcataatccccagcccctcatacaaAAAGGATACAAGCCCCAGCCCCTCATACAAAAAggtcataatccccagcccctcatacaaAAAGGATACAAGCCCCAGCCCCTCATACAAAAAggtcataatccccagcccctcatacaaAAAGGATACAAGCCCCAGCCCCTCATACAAAAAggtcataatccccagcccctcatacaaAAAGGTCATAATCCCCACCCCCTCATACAAAAAGGATACAAGCCCCAGCCCCTCATACAAAAAggtcataatccccagcccctcatacaaAAAGGATACAAGCCCCAGCCCCTCATACAAAAAggtcataatccccagcccctcatacaaAAAGGATACAAGCCCCAGCCCCTCATACAAAAAggtcataatccccagcccctcatacaaAAAGGTCATAATCCCCACCCCCTCATACAAAAAGGATACAAGCCCCAGCCCCTCATACAAAAAggtcataatccccagcccctcatacaaAAAGGATACAAGCCCCAGCCCCTCATACAAAAAggtcataatccccagcccctcatacaaAAAGGTCATAATCCCCACCCCCTCATACAAAAAGGATACAAGCCCCAGCCCCTCATACAAAAAggtcataatccccagcccctcatacaaAAAGGATACAAGCCCCAGCCCCTCATACAAAAAggtcataatccccagcccctcatacaaAAAGGTCATAATCCCCACCCCCTCATACAAAAAGGATACAAGCCCCAGCCCCTCATACAAAAAggtcataatccccagcccctcatacaaAAAGGATACAAGCCCCAGCCCCTCATACAAAAAggtcataatccccagcccctcatacaaAAAGGATACAAGCCCCAGCCCCTCATACAAAAAGGttataatccccagcccctcatacaaAAAGGTTACAATCCTAGGCCCCTCATACATACAGGTCaaaatccccagcccctcatacatACAGGTCaaaatccccagcccctcatacgaaaaggTTACAATCCCCAGTCCCTCATACGTAAAGGTCAAAACCCCaccactgttaatagaccaacttgCGTTATCATGCTAGTCCAAGCTTATTATGTTGGaagttttgtgacgttcttgctcgcaaaacGCTGCATAAAAACTCGatga